In the Alkaliphilus oremlandii OhILAs genome, one interval contains:
- a CDS encoding thiamine pyrophosphate-binding protein has translation MRISDAILEFLYRNGVTCSFGIPTAQVSAFNDGLNDYDIEYVIVKNEAAATFSAGRYADLKRDLGVCFIGGCVGVNNGINGIADAYRNKLPVVIFSSYVGSAVMGKNSLQELITTDITEPITKYSKTLFDEKTILEEVKNAIEIALTPPYGPVHISIPADIQVMDFEGEIPGKIDRKALMPQYDMDCLEKAVNTVRSSNSGVIMVGRGARGLSEEIKSLSEKLQWPIITTPNAKGLISDDFELNLGNYGWCTTDRAFDYIHHTKLDCILILGTSLGQMSTIVYNKALVADKTVIHIDWDANELNKIFPADIPVFSDLKTAVDRLNSEIEAREKKISIPKEANAPYIQNHTGLSLQLFMRKITDFVPENTCFIQDMGENMNFSFKYLSLKEHMDFQTSLNYACMGTAVGGALGSYMADPSKTYAVIVGDGSFFMNGMEILTAKEHCMPIIYFVINNSMLALVTHGSHAQYGRCLKGACTYERVSIAEMSKAMGINAVQITSLDELATLEEQFKNLSNKPFVVEIITDGSETCMDNSRWNKSE, from the coding sequence ATGAGAATATCTGATGCAATTTTAGAATTTTTATATAGAAATGGAGTTACTTGTTCATTCGGTATTCCTACCGCCCAAGTATCTGCATTTAATGATGGATTAAATGATTACGATATCGAATATGTTATTGTTAAAAATGAAGCCGCTGCTACATTTTCTGCAGGAAGATATGCTGATTTAAAGAGAGATTTGGGTGTCTGCTTTATTGGAGGATGCGTTGGTGTTAATAATGGAATTAATGGTATAGCAGATGCCTACAGAAATAAGTTACCCGTTGTAATTTTTAGCAGCTACGTTGGTAGTGCCGTGATGGGTAAAAACTCCTTACAAGAGTTAATCACAACAGATATCACTGAACCGATTACGAAATATAGCAAAACTCTTTTTGATGAGAAAACAATTTTAGAGGAAGTCAAAAACGCTATTGAAATTGCCTTAACGCCACCTTATGGTCCCGTTCACATTTCAATCCCAGCAGATATTCAGGTAATGGATTTTGAAGGTGAAATACCTGGGAAAATTGATCGCAAGGCACTGATGCCACAATATGATATGGATTGCTTAGAAAAAGCTGTAAACACTGTTCGTTCATCTAATAGCGGGGTTATCATGGTGGGCCGAGGCGCTCGAGGATTATCGGAAGAGATTAAATCCCTCAGTGAAAAATTACAGTGGCCTATTATCACAACACCCAATGCAAAGGGTCTCATCAGCGATGATTTTGAGCTGAACCTAGGAAATTATGGATGGTGTACAACGGACCGTGCTTTCGATTATATCCATCATACTAAATTGGATTGCATCTTGATACTGGGTACTTCCTTAGGACAGATGTCTACAATCGTATATAATAAAGCTCTCGTAGCAGATAAAACTGTAATCCATATCGATTGGGATGCAAATGAGCTGAACAAAATTTTTCCTGCGGATATTCCTGTGTTCAGTGATCTGAAAACTGCTGTGGATCGCTTAAATTCGGAGATTGAAGCAAGAGAAAAGAAAATCTCCATACCAAAAGAAGCCAATGCACCTTATATACAAAATCACACAGGCTTATCGCTACAGCTTTTTATGAGAAAGATAACGGACTTTGTTCCTGAAAATACTTGTTTCATACAAGATATGGGAGAAAATATGAACTTTAGTTTTAAATATTTATCCTTAAAAGAACATATGGACTTTCAAACAAGCTTAAATTATGCTTGCATGGGTACTGCCGTAGGTGGAGCATTGGGTTCATACATGGCCGACCCAAGCAAAACCTATGCTGTTATCGTAGGCGATGGCTCTTTCTTCATGAATGGTATGGAAATATTAACAGCAAAAGAACATTGTATGCCAATTATTTATTTTGTTATTAATAACTCCATGTTAGCATTGGTAACTCACGGTAGTCATGCCCAATATGGAAGATGCCTAAAAGGTGCTTGTACCTATGAAAGAGTATCTATTGCAGAGATGTCAAAAGCTATGGGAATTAATGCGGTTCAGATCACCAGTTTAGATGAACTGGCAACCTTAGAAGAACAATTTAAAAACCTTTCAAACAAACCTTTCGTTGTAGAAATCATCACAGATGGAAGCGAAACCTGCATGGATAATTCCAGATGGAATAAATCAGAATAA
- a CDS encoding ATP-binding protein translates to MNTDIQRKSLRKKAQVNRNFCVACGACAKVCPKNAIKIIQGVFAEVDKNQCVGCSKCANICPASTIEIITVEEVQ, encoded by the coding sequence ATGAATACGGATATCCAAAGAAAGTCATTAAGAAAAAAGGCGCAAGTTAATCGAAATTTCTGTGTTGCTTGCGGAGCCTGTGCTAAGGTATGCCCTAAAAATGCCATTAAAATAATACAGGGAGTATTTGCAGAGGTTGATAAGAATCAGTGTGTAGGATGCTCAAAATGTGCCAATATATGTCCAGCATCTACCATAGAAATAATAACGGTAGAGGAGGTACAATAA
- a CDS encoding 4Fe-4S binding protein produces MSKNKKHWYEYLYIASVVYLILGMFNILFAWLGLLCFMIPLVISFTGGGKIYCNRYCGRGQLFELLGTKYKLSRNKSMPSALKTKVFRYGFLTFFMSMFGMMLWNTYLVFAGASNLKEVITLLWTFKLPWNWVNTSFVSPWIAQFAFGFYSMMLTSTILGIITMLLYKPRSWCVYCPMGTMTQGISSLKYKTNKETI; encoded by the coding sequence ATGTCTAAAAATAAGAAGCATTGGTATGAATATTTATATATAGCATCTGTTGTGTATTTAATTTTAGGAATGTTTAATATATTATTTGCTTGGTTAGGGCTCTTATGCTTTATGATACCTCTCGTTATTTCCTTTACTGGTGGGGGAAAGATCTATTGCAATCGATATTGTGGGAGAGGACAATTATTTGAACTACTGGGTACAAAATACAAATTATCTAGAAATAAATCCATGCCTTCAGCTTTAAAAACGAAGGTATTTCGATATGGGTTCTTAACATTTTTCATGAGTATGTTTGGGATGATGCTGTGGAACACTTATTTAGTGTTTGCTGGTGCTTCAAATTTAAAAGAAGTGATCACTTTGCTTTGGACATTTAAGCTGCCTTGGAACTGGGTTAATACCAGCTTTGTATCTCCTTGGATCGCACAATTTGCCTTTGGGTTTTATAGCATGATGTTAACCTCTACAATACTAGGAATCATAACCATGCTTTTGTATAAGCCACGATCATGGTGTGTATATTGCCCTATGGGAACAATGACTCAAGGAATATCCTCATTGAAATATAAAACCAATAAAGAAACGATATAA
- the mnmA gene encoding tRNA 2-thiouridine(34) synthase MnmA translates to MSKAPKDTKVVIGMSGGVDSSVAALLLKQQGYDVVGIFMKNWDESDELGYCTSAEDYEDVRRVCDQIGIPYYSVNFEKEYWDRVFTYFLNEYKAGRTPNPDVMCNKEIKFKAFLDHAIKLGADYLATGHYAQVDYSDGEYRLLRGVDTNKDQTYFLNQLNQYQLSKAMFPVGHLQKKDLRQIALDAGLATASKKDSTGICFIGERNFKEFLSNYLPAKPGKIISLDGEVKGKHDGLMYYTLGQRKGLGIGGAGTGEPWFVVDKDLEKNILYVTQGETHPSLYSRGLIGADLQWVSENPKPSVIKCTAKFRYRQPDQGVTVYVEEGNTCRVMFDEPQKAITPGQAVVFYDGVVCLGGATIDQILK, encoded by the coding sequence GTGAGCAAAGCTCCAAAAGATACAAAAGTAGTGATTGGAATGTCCGGCGGTGTCGACTCATCCGTAGCAGCTTTATTATTGAAGCAGCAAGGATACGATGTGGTGGGTATTTTTATGAAGAATTGGGATGAAAGTGATGAACTTGGATATTGTACCTCCGCAGAGGATTATGAGGATGTGAGAAGAGTATGCGATCAAATTGGGATTCCCTATTATTCCGTAAACTTTGAAAAGGAATATTGGGATAGAGTATTTACGTACTTTTTAAATGAATATAAGGCTGGGCGTACGCCAAATCCAGATGTTATGTGCAATAAAGAGATCAAGTTCAAAGCTTTTTTAGACCACGCCATTAAATTGGGCGCAGATTACTTGGCAACCGGTCATTATGCACAAGTAGATTACTCAGACGGAGAATATCGACTGCTGAGAGGTGTAGACACTAATAAAGATCAGACCTATTTTTTAAATCAATTAAATCAATATCAGCTATCAAAGGCAATGTTTCCTGTTGGTCATCTGCAGAAGAAGGATCTTAGACAAATTGCATTAGATGCAGGACTTGCAACTGCTAGTAAAAAGGATAGTACAGGAATTTGCTTTATTGGAGAGCGAAATTTCAAAGAGTTCTTAAGCAATTACCTGCCTGCAAAACCGGGCAAAATAATCTCTTTGGATGGGGAAGTTAAAGGAAAGCATGATGGGTTGATGTACTATACTTTAGGCCAGAGAAAGGGATTAGGTATTGGCGGTGCTGGTACAGGGGAACCTTGGTTCGTCGTGGATAAGGATCTTGAGAAAAATATTTTATATGTGACACAAGGAGAAACGCATCCAAGCCTATATTCCCGTGGACTGATTGGTGCAGATTTACAATGGGTTAGCGAAAATCCCAAACCATCTGTTATAAAGTGCACTGCTAAATTTAGATATCGCCAGCCGGACCAAGGTGTCACTGTTTATGTGGAAGAAGGAAACACCTGTAGGGTGATGTTTGATGAGCCTCAGAAGGCTATTACACCAGGTCAAGCTGTTGTATTTTACGACGGTGTCGTATGTTTAGGTGGCGCTACCATAGACCAGATATTAAAGTAG
- a CDS encoding YitT family protein: MMKRANFCSKNCTIKFSRLGAIVVGNLLCSIALNGFFIPNKLVSGGVGGISIMIHYLTQIPTGLLVFLINIPIFLIGLKTIDKEFAAYSFVSMLFLSFSIELTSDIGKYNMLDDIILSAIFGAVFNGVGMGILFRNRVSQGGLDIIAAIFKKKFNINVGTGLMIFNTFIVVISSTLFGIKPAMYTLIAMYIGYQIVDKVQVGMDQKKNVMIVSDKAEIIADVIMKNLNRGVTFLQAEGAYSKSNKKVIYCILTTTQIAKLKEIIEEHDPHAFMTIHSIQEVRGTGFRNVGL; this comes from the coding sequence ATGATGAAAAGAGCTAATTTTTGCTCGAAGAACTGTACGATTAAGTTTAGCAGGCTAGGTGCTATTGTTGTGGGAAATCTACTATGTTCCATAGCTTTAAATGGCTTCTTTATACCGAATAAATTGGTCAGTGGTGGCGTTGGTGGAATTTCCATTATGATTCACTATTTAACCCAAATTCCGACAGGCTTATTAGTATTTCTAATTAATATTCCAATATTTTTAATTGGGCTGAAAACCATTGACAAGGAATTTGCTGCATATAGTTTCGTTTCCATGCTATTCCTATCATTTTCAATAGAGCTTACCTCAGACATTGGAAAATATAACATGCTAGATGATATCATTCTGTCTGCAATATTTGGCGCTGTTTTTAACGGAGTAGGAATGGGCATCCTATTTAGAAATCGTGTGAGTCAAGGTGGTTTAGATATTATTGCTGCAATTTTTAAGAAAAAATTCAACATAAATGTAGGAACTGGCTTAATGATATTTAATACGTTCATTGTGGTCATATCCTCTACATTGTTTGGAATAAAACCTGCAATGTATACATTGATTGCAATGTATATCGGATATCAAATTGTTGATAAAGTTCAAGTAGGCATGGATCAGAAAAAAAATGTGATGATCGTATCAGACAAAGCGGAGATCATAGCAGATGTGATCATGAAAAATTTGAACAGAGGTGTAACCTTTTTGCAAGCGGAGGGTGCCTATTCAAAGTCCAATAAGAAGGTAATCTATTGCATCCTTACGACGACTCAAATTGCTAAGCTGAAGGAAATCATAGAGGAGCATGATCCTCATGCATTTATGACAATCCATAGTATTCAAGAAGTAAGAGGAACTGGCTTTAGAAATGTAGGCTTATAA
- a CDS encoding FAD:protein FMN transferase: MIFVLTLGILSGCNQKVEKEYSKYTDTFFDTFDTLVQVVGYTETEEEFKAYFEQIKSRFEQLHKLYDIYNNYEGLNNVKTINDNAGIKPVEVQKEIIDLIVFAKEWYSKTNGKTNIAMGSVLKIWHDYRQEGESEPEHAKLPPMEQLLEAAQYTNIDDVIVDTKKNTVYLADKKMALDVGAVAKGYATEVVAKEMMKKGFTSGIISAGGNVRVLEKPLDGVRERWGIGIQNPDQSILPNESSILETIFINNASVVTSGDYQRYYMVDGKTIHHLIDPETLMPGEYYRAVTVVTVNSGAADALSTAVFLTPYAESKALVEGIEGVEALWIMKDGSIEATDGMKAIMKSHGATGSKH; this comes from the coding sequence ATGATTTTTGTTTTGACGTTAGGGATACTGTCAGGGTGTAATCAAAAGGTAGAGAAGGAATACTCAAAATATACGGATACCTTTTTTGATACCTTTGATACATTGGTTCAGGTGGTTGGATATACAGAAACAGAGGAAGAATTTAAAGCTTATTTTGAACAAATAAAGTCTAGATTTGAACAACTTCATAAATTATATGATATTTATAACAACTATGAAGGTTTGAATAATGTAAAAACAATTAATGATAATGCAGGGATAAAACCAGTTGAAGTACAAAAGGAAATTATCGATTTAATTGTTTTTGCCAAAGAATGGTATAGCAAAACAAATGGTAAAACCAATATTGCCATGGGCTCCGTACTTAAAATCTGGCATGATTATAGACAGGAGGGGGAATCCGAGCCTGAACATGCAAAACTTCCACCGATGGAACAACTGTTGGAGGCAGCCCAATATACGAATATTGATGATGTTATTGTAGATACGAAAAAAAATACCGTATATCTTGCTGATAAAAAAATGGCATTGGATGTAGGGGCAGTAGCCAAAGGGTATGCAACGGAAGTTGTAGCAAAAGAAATGATGAAAAAAGGCTTCACCTCTGGTATTATTAGTGCCGGCGGCAATGTTCGGGTATTAGAAAAACCACTGGATGGCGTTAGAGAACGGTGGGGAATTGGGATACAAAATCCAGATCAATCCATACTTCCAAATGAGAGTAGTATTCTTGAAACTATTTTTATCAATAATGCTTCTGTAGTGACCAGTGGTGATTATCAAAGATACTATATGGTAGATGGCAAAACAATTCATCATCTGATCGATCCGGAGACGCTCATGCCCGGAGAATATTATCGTGCTGTTACCGTTGTAACAGTAAACTCTGGTGCTGCCGATGCACTATCAACGGCCGTGTTTTTAACACCCTACGCCGAAAGTAAAGCCTTAGTGGAAGGTATTGAGGGCGTAGAGGCTCTTTGGATTATGAAGGATGGGTCCATAGAGGCTACCGATGGAATGAAAGCAATCATGAAGAGTCATGGTGCAACTGGTTCTAAACATTAA